The segment ATCCAGAGCGCGGTCCGCGCCACCCAGACGACGCGAGCGGCCGCCCGCGCCGCCTGAAACGGTGTAGGCTCGCCCGCCATGGACGACGCGGAGCGCGTCCGGCGCACCCTGACGAACCTTCCCATCTTTCCCTTGCCGGGCGCGGTCCTGCTGCCCCATGCGCTGGTGCCGCTGCACATCTTCGAGCCGCGGTACCGCAAGATGACGCGCGACTGCGACGAGGGCCTGCGCGTGCTCGCATTGGCGAACATTCCCGACGACCGGGCCGCTGCCGAGCGGCCGGCGCGGGTATTGCCGGTCATCGGGGTAGGCATCCTCGC is part of the Deltaproteobacteria bacterium genome and harbors:
- a CDS encoding ATP-dependent protease, with the translated sequence MDDAERVRRTLTNLPIFPLPGAVLLPHALVPLHIFEPRYRKMTRDCDEGLRVLALANIPDDRAAAERPARVLPVIGVGILA